A single window of Gossypium hirsutum isolate 1008001.06 chromosome A10, Gossypium_hirsutum_v2.1, whole genome shotgun sequence DNA harbors:
- the LOC121207773 gene encoding disease resistance protein RUN1 isoform X1 yields the protein MAASSSSSSPQRDTCLNFITYLLETLKHRIMNIFFHEQDLEDEEQLSQALPQTIVSSYSSRQLKHQVFLSFRGEDTRLNFTAHLLKALKDTGMNVFFDEEKLEKGEQLSSALSQAIAASNLSIIVLSVDSASSKSCLAEVSDIMDRKDTQGHIVLPIFYHVDPSNVRNIGGSFKTSFEDHELKRPIDEVKRWKSAFVEVGKLKGWHIIGGKFDRPETEYIKDIVEYVIKKLMNNYFRNASEELVGIDDQKKMILGLIEQEDTRIIGLWGMGGIGKTTLADVVYKEVSQKFDDSCFLHNVSQKIEKQGMESLRDDFLTELLKQEIHIRTPSIGQDFIQERLNNKKVIVVLDDVNDSDLMNDLGVQYFGEGSKIIITSRDKQVLKNGEANKIHEVLKLNENDSLQLFSIFAFRQLNPAVDFLNLSYKFVR from the exons ATGGCtgcttcttcttcctcttcttctcctCAAAGAGACACATGCCTTAACTTCATCACTTATTTACTCGAAACTCTGAAACACAGAATAATGAATATCTTCTTCCATGAACAAGATCTGGAAGACGAGGAGCAACTTTCTCAAGCACTTCCTCAAACAATTGTTTCTTCTTACTCTTCTCGTCAACTGAAGCATCAAGTTTTCTTGAGCTTTAGAGGTGAAGACACACGTCTTAACTTCACGGCTCATCTACTCAAAGCTTTGAAAGACACGGGAATGAATGTCTTCTTCGATGAAGAAAAACTAGAAAAGGGGGAGCAACTTTCATCAGCACTTTCTCAAGCAATTGCAGCTTCAAATCTCTCAATCATCGTTTTGTCCGTAGATTCTGCTTCATCAAAATCATGTTTGGCAGAAGTTTCTGACATCATGGACCGCAAGGACACTCAAGGACATATTGTTCTTCCCATCTTTTACCATGTTGATCCTTCCAATGTGCGAAATATTGGTGGGAGCTTTAAGACATCCTTTGAAGACCATGAATTAAAGAGGCCAATTGATGAAGTGAAGCGATGGAAATCTGCTTTTGTTGAAGTCGGTAAATTAAAAGGTTGGCACATAATAGGAGGCAAATTCGACAG ACCTGAAACAGAGTACATCAAGGATATTGTTGAATATGTTATAAAAAAGttaatgaataattattttagaaatgCTTCTGAAGAATTGGTTGGAATAGATGATcagaaaaaaatgattttggggCTAATTGAGCAAGAAGATACTCGCATAATAGGACTTTGGGGAATGGGTGGTATAGGCAAAACTACCCTTGCTGATGTTGTATACAAAGAAGTCTCTCAAAAGTTCGACGATAGTTGCTTTCTTCATAACGTTAGTCAGAAAATAGAGAAACAAGGGATGGAATCTTTACGAGATGATTTTCTTACAGAACTATTAAAGCAAGAAATTCATATACGCACCCCTTCAATTGGACAAGACTTTATCCAAGAGAGGTTGAACAACAAAAAAGTAATTGTTGTCCTTGATGATGTTAATGACTCAGACCTAATGAATGATTTGGGAGTTCAGTATTTTGGTGAAGGAAGTAAAATCATTATAACATCTAGAGATAAACAAGTACTTAAGAATGGAGAAGCAAATAAAATACATGAGGTACTGAAGTTAAACGAGAACGACTCTCTTCAACTTTTTTCTATATTTGCATTTAGACAGTTGAATCCTGCTGTTGATTTTCTAAATCTATCGTACAAGTTTGTACGGTAA
- the LOC121207773 gene encoding disease resistance-like protein DSC1 isoform X2, with the protein MHDMLEEMGKDIVRQEAKELWKHSRLWNPKDVYQVLRYNKGTDLIQGLKLDMSQIDNLKLCPTAFDNMYNLRVILFYFAGRFWKKCSEKKLLADQNDSVSLPDELRYLFWDYYPFKSLSSFNPINLVVLKLPHSDMEFLWNEDGYQNLVNLREIDLTQCKNLRKIPNLLSAVNLKSLCCNGCESLVEHPCLDHLAYLKTLELEGCHNLKKFPEVPNHFSILELDETGIEEVPDSVEHLTSLEQLCLRKSGVKKVSSNISKLGFLRSLYLSHCPITEFPKHPSELYLSETQTEFPGNSILEFKSLEFMHIDHCNNLKFLSDLPPYLRYLVAHDCTSLEKVSFTNQNLYELESSEDSHEFFMLFSNCFNLNQDSINNIEANAMIKIGSVLKKWEKESDCDPPILVCCFPGNEISANTFEYQSMSSSLILGLSPNGCSGRRYLVFVICLVADFAHGHKYEDII; encoded by the exons ATGCACGACATGCTTGAAGAGATGGGGAAGGATATTGTTCGTCAAGAGGCTAAAGAACTTTGGAAGCACAGTAGATTATGGAATCCTAAAGATGTGTATCAAGTGCTCAGATATAATAAA GGGACTGATTTAATTCAAGGATTAAAGTTAGACATGTCTCAAATTGATAATCTAAAGTTATGTCCTACTGCTTTTGACAACATGTACAATCTTAGAGTTATTCTTTTCTACTTTGCTgggagattttggaagaagtgttCGGAAAAGAAGCTTCTTGCCGACCAAAATGATAGTGTATCTCTTCCTGACGAGTTAAGGTATCTTTTTTGGGATTATTATCCCTTCAAATCTTTATCAAGTTTTAATCCAATCAATCTTGTTGTGTTGAAATTACCACATAGCGATATGGAATTTCTTTGGAATGAAGACGGTTATCAG AATCTTGTTAACTTGAGGGAGATTGACCTTACTCAATGCAAGAATTTAAGGAAGATCCCTAATTTATTAAGTGCCGTCAACCTTAAAAGCCTTTGCTGCAATGGGTGCGAAAGTTTGGTCGAACACCCTTGTCTCGATCATTTGGCATATCTTAAAACGCTTGAACTTGAGGGATGTCATAATCTCAAGAAGTTTCCCGAGGTCCCAAATCACTTTTCTATTTTAGAATTAGATGAAACTGGAATCGAAGAAGTGCCTGATTCAGTTGAGCATCTCACTAGTCTTGAACAGTTGTGCTTGAGAAAGTCAGGGGTGAAAAAGGTATCGAGCAATATTTCAAAGTTGGGATTCCTTCGTTCTCTGTATCTTAGTCATTGCCCTATCACCGAATTCCCAAAACACCCATCAGAATTATACTTATCTGAGACTCAAACCGAATTCCCAGGAAACTCAATCCTTGAGTTTAAAAGCCTTGAATTTATGCATATAGATCATTGCAACAACCTTAAATTTCTCTCAGACCTTCCACCATATCTAAGGTACTTGGTTGCACATGACTGCACATCATTAGAAAAAGTATCGTTCACAAACCAAAATCTATATGAACTCGAATCTTCAGAAGATAGTCATGAATTTTTCATGTTATTCTCTAATTGCTTCAACTTGAATCAAGATTCAATTAATAACATTGAGGCAAATGCGATGATCAAAATTGGATCCGTACTAAAGAAATGGGAAAAGGAATCTGATTGTGATCCACCAATTCTTGTTTGTTGTTTCCCGGGAAACGAAATTTCGGCAAATACGTTCGAGTATCAGAGCATGAGTTCTTCATTAATTTTGGGACTATCCCCAAATGGGTGTAGTGGGAGAAGATACTTGGTTTTTGTCATCTGCCTTGTTGCCGATTTCGCACATGGTCATAAATATGAAGatattatatga